Within the Gloeobacter kilaueensis JS1 genome, the region CGGTTTCAGTGGGGCAGAACTGGCCGAGATCGTTAAGGAGGCAGCAATCGAGGCGTTCTACCTCGATGGCCGTCCCAGCAACATCGACCCCGAGCTTCTGCTGAACGCTGCTAAACAGACAGTCCCCCTCTCGAAAAGTCGGGAGGAAGAACTCGGTCGTCTGCGCGATTGGGCCCGCAACAATGCTCGCCAGGCTTCCCCCAGCAGTGACGATGATCCAGCCGGTGGTCATCGCGATGTTTGGGATTGATTACATCTGAAGTGATTTGCTCTACCTGCTGAATCGAATAATTCAGCGGGTCAGTTTTTGCGCGGCCAACAGTTGAGTCTGGCCGCATTTTTCCAGTCCATATTCTCCAGGAGATTGCATCATGAACGCTCCCATCAAACCGCCTGAAATGCTCTTGATCAGCGCTGAGAAACTGTTTCTTGATGTCACCGAACCACTCGACTGCTTCATTGCACTTCAGCTCTGGAGCATCGTTCGTGGCCTCATCTCTACAGCCTACGCTATGGGCTTTGCAGATGGACGAGGTGCATCCGGTGTCTCGATCTGTAGCGAATTCTCCTCTCAGCCTGAAAATCTGGAAAAGTGATTACTCTTTTTCTGAAGAGTCCAGAGTTGCTGTAGCAGCAGATTAGAAAGAGCAGATCTGGTAGGTGCTCAAGCAAACAAAGACATCTCAACAGATGCGCTGGTTTTGATTGCTCGCCTGCCAGAATTTTCTTTCTTTATCTAATAGCTCGCCGAAAAATAAATTTCGGCAAAACTATTGCAAACCTCGCAACCCTGTGCTACTCCTGCAGCTATCGAGCTTGATTAAATTGCAGGCCATGCACCACAGGTTTCTGATACCGCTGTGCCTACTCAGCTGGCTTTTCTCAGATCGTGCATTCTTTGCAATGACAGCTGTCAAGCCTGTGTTCGTTCCATTCCCGCTTTCTCAACTTGCTCAAGGAGGGGTTCGATGAGGTTTATTTTCAGGCATCCCCACCACGCCGCTCAGGTTGCTCAGGCAACCAACTCTCTTCAGGATCCTGACGAACCGAGGGTCGTCGCCTGCATTTCCCGGTTGGTCATCAAGAACGCTGCGGCTCAGCTTGGAGCTGAGGTATGTGCCGTTGGCGAAGCAGAACCGTGTCTGCGCGCTGAGGCTGCCATTTATGGCCTGCGCCTGCCAGGCCGGATACTCCGAGGTATTGACCTGTCAGCCTCGGACTGTCCGGATGCAAATTTCTCAGGTGCTGATCTGAGCGCAGCGCGTCTGACCGACGCTTCACTGCGCCGGAGTCGGTTCGATGGGGCCGTGTTGCATGGAGCCGATCTGCGGGGAGCTGACCTCAGGTGCGCTGAGCTGAATCGGGCGGACCTGCGAGGAGCCGATCTCGCCGGAGCGAATCTCGAAGGTGCTTCCCTCACCTCGGCTCTTTTGCCTGGACGGCTTGCTGGCGTGCATGCCCCGGATATCGTCCTGCGTGGCCATATCCTGCCCGGTTGTGATCTCCGCCGCGCCTATCTGTCCCGCTCCTGGCTCACGAACTGCAATCTGAGCGCTGCCGATCTGACGAACGCAAAGCTGTACCGGAGTTGCCTCTCGCGGATCAATTTTCGCGATGCTCGCCTCTGTCGGGCCGATCTCCGCAATGCCACCTTCGTAGGAGTCGATCTGACTGGCGCGGATCTCAGCGCTGCTCTGCTCGAAGGCGTCCGCTTTGACGGATGCAACCTGGAGCGGGTCCAGTTGCCCAAAGCACACCTGGATCGGCAGTTGCTGCGCGCCGGACGCCTGCGGGCAGCAAACCTTTGCGGTGCGCGCCTCGCGGGTTCTGATTTTGCCCATGCCGATCTTGCCTCTGCCCAACTGGCTCAGGCCGATCTCTCCGACTGCGACTTCACGGGGGCCAACCTGCGCGGAGCCTGTCTGCGCGGAGCCTGCCTGCTCGGCAGCTGCTTCGAGCGGGCCGACCTCACCGACGCGGATCTGAGCGGCGCTCAATTGCAGGAGACGAATTTCGACGAAGCCATCCTCGAACGGGCCTGCCTGGCCAACTGTTTCCTGAGCCTTGTAAGTGCTGTGCGAATTTACGCCCCTTTCTGTGATCTGTCTGGGGCAGAGCTTCTGAACGCTTCGCTCGAATCTTCTCACCTCATCGGAGCATCCTTTGCCGGTGCTCACATCTACGCCTGCGATCTACGCGCCGCCGCCCTCGATCCTGGCCAGTTGCGCGCTGCTGCTCGGGTTCACAGTTGCTGGCTCGACGCCCAGCACTCTGTCCCTCCCACCCTGTCCTCTGTCGCCTACCTGCCCCCGCGCTCCGAAGCTTGAAAGCCTTGAATCCCCGATTCCATCACCAACCCACTTTTTTCAGGAGGTTCCTATGAAAACCCTCACCAGTCAGAAGTGCCCCACCTGTGACTACCACCGCTTGCTCGTGCGCGAAGGCCCAGATCTGGTCATCGTTCTGCCGGAGCCGGGCGATCCTCGCCTCGAAAGCGCGATCGTCGCACTGCCCGGTGACTACCAGGAAGCTGAGCAGGAAGCCTGGTCGATTATCGCGGCACGGCCCGACCTGGCTCTGCTGCTCCCCCGGCGCTGATTACATCCGGAGGACACCACCATGCAGACTTCCACTTCCCAACCCTCGCCTATCAGCGCGCTGCTGGATGCCTGGGCGATTGTCCTGAGCTACCGACAGCACCTGAACATCCTGGCCGGGGCGGTCAGCCCCGACTTTGTGATCAGCGTCGGCTCCGGCAACCGCTGCAGCCTTGTCTGGCAGACTTTCACCTACGACTTGCCGCCCTTCTCGGCGGAGCGCATCCCTGTCGCATTCCGGGAAGCCTGGTGCCTGGGTCACTACGACGGTTCGATGTTCCTGCCCCAGGATCCGCCCTCTGAACCACCTGCGCATCGAGAAGCTTACCTGCTGGGTCACGCTGCCGGTGAGGCGCAATCCTGCGGCCTGCCAGTCTTTCCACCAGATTTGACTTCCCTGGTGCCGGGCTCCCTTCCCAATCCCATCAGCTAAAACCCAACTCACTGGAGCAGCCTTATGTTCACAATCACGACAACTACCGCCGTTTTCGCCCGACAGCTTGCGACCGTTGCCCGGATCGTTCCCTCCAGAACAAACGACCCTATTTTGACAAACGTCCTCTGTCGCGCAGATCGTTCACCGTTCCCCCAGGTTACGCTCATCGGTTTTGATCTTGAGCTGGGTATCGAGACCAGATTTGAAGCCGGTGTGTCTGCCGCCGGCACCACCACATTGCCTGCTCGCTTGCTCGCCGACATCCTTACCCAGCTCCCCAATGAACCCCTGACGATTGAGGTGTCGGACACTCACGGCATCGACATCCGTTGCCCCTCCGGGCATTACCAGCTCCAGGGTGCTTCTGCTGAGGAGTTCCCCAGCTTGCCCAGGATCGACTCCACTCCGCTTGTACTTCCATTGCCGGTCCTGCAGTCTGGCTTTGGGCTCACTGTGTTTTCCGCTTCTACCGAAAAGACCAAACAGATACTCAACAGCGTCTGCCTGAGAGGACTACCCGATGGCCTTGAATTCGTTGCCATAGACGGACATCGTCTGGCGTATCGCTATATCGAACTCCAGACTCCCGTCACCGACATCACCCTGGTCTTGCCTCGACGCTCCGTGCGTGAACTCCAGAAGCTGTTGGTTAAACAGAACGCCGATTCTGTCAGGCTGCTTTTCGACGAAAAGCACATGAGCTTTCAATTTCCCAAACAGATCCTCACTACCAGGCTTTTGTCTGGTCGCTATCCCGAGTATCCGCGTCTCCTTCCCCAGTCCTTCAAAATCACGGTCGAGGCCGATCGCAGAACCTTGTGTTCTGCTCTTGAACGCATTGCTGTCATTGCCTCACAGAAGCACCACATCTGTAAGTTTGAACTCTCTTCAAGTGGTGCCCTCACCCTTTCCGTCAATGCCCTGGATAAAGGTCAGGCTCGCCAGACCGTCTTCGTCGATTATGCTGGCCCGGAATTTACCATCGCCTTCAACTGCAAGTACGTGCTTGAGGGTCTCAAGACCTTTGATTCTCGAAAAGTAGTCCTCAATTTCAATGGTCCCGACAATCCTGCGGTCTTCTCACCGTCAGGTGACGAACTCCATCATCGCTATTTGGTCATGTCAGTCTCCCTCAGAAATGCTTGAGCGCCCGCCTGTCTGTTCATCACCCCCAGGTCCGGTGATCTGGGGGTTTTTCGTTATGGAGAATTGCCTGATCGAGACTTTGGAACAGGCAATCGACTTCCTCCTGATTTTCATTTCAAGGAGAGGCACATGTACCTGATCGTTCAATTTTGCCTGGCTGGCGATTGTTTGCCCCATCTGCTCATCGCGGAACCGATCGCAGATGACTCTGCGATTGCGCCCGCCCTTCAGCAGACCTTGAATCTGCTCAAAGATTCCAGGCTCATTGCCGAACCGGAGCTGGTCCTCGACGAGCTTCCTGACGAAATTGCTGAGTTTGCCAGCACTGCTTTGATTCAGCGCCAATTGCGCGGACCCTGGACTGTCTACTCTGCCCAAACAGCAGCGAAACAGATGCTGGGTAAGCCCCTGGCCTTCGCCTACGCGAGAAAGCTGGGTCTATTCGAGCCTCTTCCAGCCGATGTTCCCCCAAAGATTCCGGCTTCCCTGCCGGCACCCCTGCCATCCAGCCCACCGTCGGAACCAGAACCGATACCAGCTCCAGAAGAGCCACTACCTGCTGCACCTGCGGTTGCAGCTCCCGATATTCCGGCTCCTGCCTCCACCGCTGAACCAGTTCACCCCCTCGATGCCGCCGAATACCTCGATGATCCTGACGAAGGCGAATGCTCCGAACCGGAAACAGAAAGCTGCGATTCTCCAGCAACTCTGGTGAGCCTGCCAGATTCCACACTCACCGAAGAGCAGCCAGTAGCACCTTCCGAAGCAACCCAACCTGCACAACCCTTCGAGGCCGTCTTTCCTGTTTCTGATACACAGCCTGTAGAGGAAATACCTCCGCCCGAGCAGCCAGATCTGCCTGCACAACTGCCCAGGACTGTGCTTACCGGAACGACCGAGGTCAAATTCAACGCAGCGGACGAAGCTTACGATTTCGAGCGCTGCACTGTCACTCTTACACTGCAGCTGCTGCCCGACGACGGGAATGCTCTGGGTCGCCAGGTTGTCTGCGGCGTCCGCAGCCACAACGATCCGCCCATTATCGACACCCTGCGATTGTCAGAGCTTCAACTTCCCCCAGTTTTGACCAGCCTGCTGGAGCAACTGGCAGCCACCTATCCCGCTCGTCAGATTGCCCGGCAGAGACGAACCGTGTCAGCAGCGCCGCGCTCAGCAAATGGCAAGAACTCGCAGACGACCAGCACTTCGCCCAGGAATCGGCGATCGAAAACCCCTACGACACCTCCTTCAACCAGGCCCGCTGCACCACTCCCGCCCCTTTCTTCGGTCCCACTTTCAGCCGGTGAAGCCACTGAAGCTGATAAAGCCAATCAGCTCCCCATCTTTTGACGAATTCAAGGAGACTACTCATGGAATCGCAAAATCCACAATCTCAGATGCTCATCCAGTCCGCCGTCGTGCTCTACGACGGGCAGCAGATCCCTATCGGCCTCGATATTGCTCAGGACGACGAACTGCTGGTCAAGGCTCTCGTTCCCTATTTTCCCGAGGTGACAAATGCCTCGATCACTCGGGCCGTGAAGGGCGCAGTGCTGGAGATTGCCCTCTCCAAGCGAGCCGGCCACAAGGGGAACACAGTCACAAACTTTTTTTCAGCATTGAGCGAACTTTCCGAGAGCATCAATCCGATCGTGCTTCTCTACCGCGAATGGCAGGAACGTGAGGCGACCGGCAACTTCAGCCTTGATCAGAAGATCGAAATGATCCCTCGCCTGGAAGCCACCCTCACCGAAGGCACTGCGCTCAAGGACGAAGTCGATGCCATCTTCGCCGCCGTCGCCCTTTGCAAACCCATTCCGGCTCTGCAGGCACCGATGGGCTTCTAATCTGAAAAAAACCGTTGGTGGCTCTGTTGAAGCTGGACGTCTCGGGCGAGGATGGGGAACGACGCTCACCTGCATGATAAAGGTTGCAGTCTCTCTATCGGGCACAAAACTCCTCGCCTCAGAGGGGGAGCTGGAACCTTGCGTTTGTCTGGCAATTTACCGACTGAAGGACACCGTCCATGCCTCAGCTGTATCTGCTCGGCGGCCCTAACGGTGCGGGCAAGACCACCAGTGCTTACGCGTTGCTCCGCAGTGAACTCTCAGCAATCGAATTCGTCAACGCTGATATCATTGCCGCCCGGCTCAACCCTGCCCATCCTGAATCAGTAGCCTTCCGGGCAGGGCGAATGATGCTGGAGCGCCTGGAGCAACTCATCCTCTACGGCAGCGACTTTATCTTCGAATCCACTCTTGCCTCCCGCAGCTTTGCTCGGCTCCTGCTGCGGTGCCGGGAGCGGGCCTACTTTGTCAACCTGCTCTATTTCTGGCTGGATTCACCAGAACTGGCGGTGAGCCGGGTGGCAAATCGGGTGCGCTCGGGTGGTCACTTTGTTGCTCCCGAAGATGTCCGCAGGCGCTACGATCGTAGTATCGCCAACCTGCGTGAGCTGTACATTCCCCTGGCGGACAGTTGGAGAGTTTACGATAACTCTTGCGAAACGGCCCGAAAGCTGGCTGAAGGCAACCGGACAGACAGCATCACTATCTACGACCAGCAGGGCTGGCAGTCGCTTACAGGAGCAGAAGATGTCTGAGCCTCCCAAGGTAGTTCCCACCCGTGAAGAAGATGCTGTACCAGTCGAGCCGTCAATAGCCGGCGACCGCATCGACCAGCTCGTTTACGAAGGGCTGAGAAATGCTGTCATTGAACACGCTACTGCCGGTCGTTCGGTACCGGTGTCGAGGAACGGCAAGGTGGTTTGGCTGACGCCCGAGGAACTCCTCCAGGGCGAGTCCCATTCAAGCGGCTCTTGTTGCTGAGCGAGCGAGACGACGAGAGCGGCGTCACACACCTGAACCCCATACCAAGGCTCCAACCGTCTGCGATTGGAGCCTTTTTTCGATCGAGGATTTTCGGATGCAAATCTGTCTTGCCTTTGGGTATTCCCGTTGGCTTTCAAATCTCATGAGGTTCTCGAATCGTGAACAGTCCTGTCTGCTGCCCACCGGCTCTCGCTGTCGGTGATTGCCTGCTGTTCTTCGAGCGACTGCTCGACCGGTTGCCCATCGCTGCTGCCGGTGGGTGTATCGAGGCGTTCATCCGCATCCTCAAGCAGCTGGAGTTGATGATCTGCTATCGGCATTTTTTTGCTGAAGAGTATGCCTGCTCCACTGCTTCTTCAGAAATAGGCATCAGCCGCCTCCAAAGAGAGCGGCTTGCCCGCGAGACCAGTGAGTTGCCTGCCTCGCCCCGCGAAATAGAGTTCCTGCGCTTGGTCAACGAGAAGTTGTTTCCGCTCCTCGATGAATATCTGACGGACGACGACTTTGACGTTATTGCGCAACCACAGACAGTACCCATCCCGTGCATCGGTTGGGCTTTCGACTACGAGGCTGACCTTGAAGGCTACAGCTTTCCCTACCGCCTCGCACTCACACTGATCTTGGATGCTATCGAACCTGACGAGGAGGTGCGCCACTTTGCTGAAAGTCTCGTACCTGGTTGCCTCTCGGCTTCTGCTCACTGGTCTTTGTTTCAGACCGCCTGCACTGCTCTGGGTGGACATTACATCGACATCCCCGAACTGTTTGACTCGCTCACTGCCGGTACCGGCAACTTCTGGATCGATTACACACCGGATATATGTGCGGACAACATCGCCTGGACCATCGAACATCTCGACTATCTGCACACGCAGTTTCGTGAGTGCGAAGCGATCATCGCTCGAGTCAGTGCCGCCGCCGAGTGGCTCGGCGAAGATCCTGAGCGATGGCAGCCAGTCCTCGAAGCCTGGGTGCTGGCCGGTCACAGTCAACCCAAGAAAAAGCGTTCTCCATGAAAAGCAAGCTGGTCGATTCGATCATCGACCGAGCCAGATCCCTGCTGGCCCACGTCGATGATCAGTTGATGTTCATCGATCTTTCTGGTTCTGCTGCCCAGTGTCGCTACATCAGTCCGCTCGATTTTCGGGCAGCAGCCAGTAAGATTCCGGCTGAAACCGGCTGGCTGCGGCCAGGGATCGTCCGTTGGGGACGCTCAGGACAGACGTCCTGGTTTGTTCTGTTCATCCCGCCGGGCGTTCACTCGTTTTTTATTCAGGCCCAGGGCAACGCGGTCGAGCAATTTGCGGTACCGATGCCGGGGTTGGTCTACTCCACTTTTCAGCAGCACATGATCTGGGCAATCAAGGAGCAACAATTCAACCCGACTGCTCAGATCTTTCACGTTCCTTTACCCAACATCAGCAGCCGGGGCCTTATCTGCTTTGGCGAAAACACTCGTCCTGATCCCGGCAACCCTGATCGTTGCTGGCAGTTGTTCCTGGCAAGCCCCTTCAACCACCATCAGGCGGACGGCAAGTCCCGCAGCCACCCGAAGAACATCATTCCGAAGCTAACTGCCCTTGCTCAAAGCGAGACAAAGACGTATCCCCTCGATGACCTGATTGCCTGCAATCAGAACGTGGATCAGGCTTTCCAGGCTGCAGGAGGTCACCTGTGATGATTCGCTACCTTCCCCTGGCTGGCCCTTTGCCCCCAGCTTTGCCCTACGGCTGGGATTATCTCTTTGCTCAGGACGGTGTGGGACTGCGCGCCCGCCGCACTGGCCTGGAAGTCTGTATGCCGCTGAGCTGTGGGGCTATTCGCCTGCAGGGTCTTCGACCCCTTCGGCCTTACTTCTCTCTTGAATATCCCCGCGTCCCGGCCACCTGCCTGCAGGCCATCGTCGCCCACTCCCTGGCCGCCACTGATCACGATGGTCGCCCTCTCGAAGCGTTGTTCTACCTGAAATACAGTCTGGGAGCCTGGCAGTTGCGCGCCCCGGCGACGAGCGCCACCAGTACCAGCGTTATCGCTGTCGATCGCCATGACAGCGACGCCGATGTCGAGTTGCATAGCCATCACGCCATGACGCCCCGCTTCTCGCTGCGCGACGACGAGGAGGAACAGGGTTTTCGCATCTACGCCGTCATCGGCCACTTGTTTACGACCCCGGCTCTCCACGTCCGGGTTGGCTGTTTTGGCCACTTCTGGTCCATCCCGGCGGCCAGCGTCTTCGAGATGCCTGTCGATATCATCGACTACCTGGAGATTCAGAATGGTTGATCTCTCCTATGCCAGAGCCGTGCCTCTCCTCACCCTCAAGGCCCGCCAGACAACCATTGTCCAGGTAGGGGCGGGCGGCACCGGTGGCTGGCTGTATCCGCATCTGGTCCGCCTGTTGCGTGTCCTGCTCGATCGCGGTGAGAGTGTGCGGCTGTTGCTGTGCGATCCCGACATCGTCGAGGAGAGCAATCTGATCCGGCAGAATTTCTGTGCTGCCGAACTCGGTATGAACAAGGCCGAGGCTCTTGCTTTTCGCTACCAGGCCGCCTGGGGTCTGGAATTGCCCGCGCTGAACGTTCCTTTTTCCCGGAAGATCCTGGGTGACAACTTCCAGTACGCCCACGACCACTTCTTTGTGATCGTCGGCTGTGTGGACAACGCCGCCGCTCGCCTGACGATCCACCAGTTGCTACTCAATATCGCGACAAGGAGCAACGTATCGAATATTCTCTGGATAGATGCGGGCAACCACGTAGACACGGGCCAGGTGCTCGTGGGCAACATCGCCGAACCGGACCTGCTCGCCCATAGCTTCGATACACCTGGCCATTCCCACTGCGCTCTGCTGCCCTCCCCGGCCCTGCAGCATCCGGAACTACTCGTCCCCCAGCTGGAGGAGAATCCTGACGCTGATCTCAGCTGCGAGGAGTTGCTCCGCCTGAAAACCCAGAGCCTCACTATCAATCTGGCAATGGCTTCTCTGGCAGCCGATTACCTGCTGCACCTGCTGGTCACCCGCAACCTCCGGCGCTTCGCCTCGTACCTCGATATCCCGAGTGGAGCCCGCCGCAACCGGTACAACACCCCCGAGCACCTCGCTGCTGCTGTCGGCCTCTCGCCGGACAGCCTCTTTTCTGCTGCAGGTGCCGCTATCGAATAACAGCAAATTCCTGCTCCCCGGTCCCTGCTGCCCCTGAACGAAAGATTGCATCCCTGGCCCGGCCTTCATCGGTCGGGCCTTTTGCTTTGGAGATAGAACGATGACGAACTGGAGACTCGCTGATGAGCCTGGCAGCCTCGAAAGTCTGCGCCGCGAGGTTGAGAAAGAACGCAGCAACCGCAAGATCCGGCCCGATTTTGTCTGCGCACCCCTGCAGCCCGGCTGGATGCGGCCCCTGCTCTTTGAGATGGACACGATACTCTGGGGCCGCTGGGAGTACTGGCTGCAGACTCAGGAGGCTGGCCATCTGCTGGAACGCCTGATTCCTCAGATCGCATTTCTCGATGACAGCCACAATTACGCTCGCCGGATGATAGAGCGCTGCCTCGATGCTATCGGTTGCGGCTGGTCAGGCTGGAGCAGCTGGTCGAATTTCAATACTCTGCTCGACTGGATTCTGTTCGGCTTGGGCCACGGTAATGCCCACACCCCGCCGCCACTGGACCAGCGCATTCAGGGGCAGCTCTACCAGACTTTCGAGCTGGGTGCCCTGCAACTGTGGCCCCACGATTACTGGGGAGCGCTACTTGCCGAGAACCGGCACGGTCGGCACAACGGTTTCTACCCAACTCCGCTTCCAGTCTGCGAGTTGATGGCGAAGATGCTCTTTGTCGAGTCCGGCGATCCTGCCACCGGGAGACCTACCATCTGGCCCGATTGCCGCGCCCGACTGGTCTATGAGCCCTGTGTCGGTACCGGTCGGATGCTCATGGTTGCCAGCAACTACAGCTTGCGCCTCTCAGGCTGCGACATTGACCCTACGGTCCTGAAAGCCTGTCTGGTCAATCTCTGGCTCTACGCGCCCTGGGGCATTGCTCCTTTCAAGTTCCTCGAAGATGACGGACCCATTGATGCTTCTGCAGAGGCAGAGCAGGAGACTACCACAGTCCCAGAACACGCCTGCGCTTCTGACGCTGATGAACCCACACCCATTCTCAGCGGGGTGTCTCATGAAGTCTGAGCCCGATCTTGCTCGCCAACCTGACCCTGACACTTTGACCGATGAGCAGGAGTCGCTCAAAGAATTTTTTCTCACAAGCAACGAGAGCTTCCGCGTCGAAGCGCCGCCCGGTTCGGGCAAGACCCATCTTCTGAAGCACCTGCTCCTCGATGCGCCCCATCCCCAGCTGGTCTGCATGTTCAGCCACACGGCCCAGCAAACTCTGGCCAGACGCCTGATGGTCTCACCGGAACCAACTCCCCATCGCGTGACGACCTTTCATTCGATGGCCATGAAATTGACCGAAGTGTGCTGGGAAGTGCTGGGTTTTCCCTCCAAACCACACCACATTCACCTCAACGAACCGCCGGTCACTGCTGAAGACGAGTTTCAGCCCCAGCGCATCGCTGCCCGGCGGGCGCGAGCAACCTTCACTTACAACGATTCGCTGTACTACCTGCTCCAGGTGCTGCGCCGCAAGCTGTTCCGTTTGCGCTATCCGGCCCTGCTGGTGGACGAATACCAGGACACCAACGCGGTGCAGTGGGCGATCATCGAGGCTCTGATGGCCCAGGGGCCGCAACGGCTGGTGCTGCTGGGCGACCAGCACCAGTGCATCTATCAGTTTCTGAGCGCTCAGGCGGATCATCCGCTAGCCGAAGGATTGACCGTCAAGCGCCTCACCTACTCGTACCGCTGCCTGAGCCGGGTGTGCGAACTGGCCAGTTACCTCGTGGGCGAACCCTTTCGGGGCAATCCCGGCGGCACTGTCCAGTTGCACCACTTCCAGCGGGTGGGAGAATTCTGTGAACGGGCTACTCGCCTGCTACGTACCCGCGAGGCCCGCTCCGCCGCCATCCTCTGCCGGACCAACCGGATGGTCGATGATGTGCGCGCCTACCTGGCAGCCAACCGTATCCCCGTCGCCGGTAAGACGCCTCCGCTAGCCGTCTCCTTCTGGTCCCATCCTGCAGTGACCTGGGCCATCGACTTTCTGGAAAATCCGCTGCTGCGCTGGCCCACGGCTCTGCCCTATCTCTCGCTGAGCCAGG harbors:
- a CDS encoding UvrD-helicase domain-containing protein, which translates into the protein MKSEPDLARQPDPDTLTDEQESLKEFFLTSNESFRVEAPPGSGKTHLLKHLLLDAPHPQLVCMFSHTAQQTLARRLMVSPEPTPHRVTTFHSMAMKLTEVCWEVLGFPSKPHHIHLNEPPVTAEDEFQPQRIAARRARATFTYNDSLYYLLQVLRRKLFRLRYPALLVDEYQDTNAVQWAIIEALMAQGPQRLVLLGDQHQCIYQFLSAQADHPLAEGLTVKRLTYSYRCLSRVCELASYLVGEPFRGNPGGTVQLHHFQRVGEFCERATRLLRTREARSAAILCRTNRMVDDVRAYLAANRIPVAGKTPPLAVSFWSHPAVTWAIDFLENPLLRWPTALPYLSLSQGFRTLEAMERPPATLPSEEAARAIQFARAVQSMHDAPTVRDSLELVDFLLTFPADWVDFIHTLKTQTGQIRSHADLLRLRDTKIEPYKSPGVEVLTIHASKGREWQHVIVDAGLPANAVWAQQKFTAYVGVTRAEAFVDVLCPYFGNSWDIDHFAFD
- a CDS encoding ThiF family adenylyltransferase → MVDLSYARAVPLLTLKARQTTIVQVGAGGTGGWLYPHLVRLLRVLLDRGESVRLLLCDPDIVEESNLIRQNFCAAELGMNKAEALAFRYQAAWGLELPALNVPFSRKILGDNFQYAHDHFFVIVGCVDNAAARLTIHQLLLNIATRSNVSNILWIDAGNHVDTGQVLVGNIAEPDLLAHSFDTPGHSHCALLPSPALQHPELLVPQLEENPDADLSCEELLRLKTQSLTINLAMASLAADYLLHLLVTRNLRRFASYLDIPSGARRNRYNTPEHLAAAVGLSPDSLFSAAGAAIE
- a CDS encoding zeta toxin family protein yields the protein MPQLYLLGGPNGAGKTTSAYALLRSELSAIEFVNADIIAARLNPAHPESVAFRAGRMMLERLEQLILYGSDFIFESTLASRSFARLLLRCRERAYFVNLLYFWLDSPELAVSRVANRVRSGGHFVAPEDVRRRYDRSIANLRELYIPLADSWRVYDNSCETARKLAEGNRTDSITIYDQQGWQSLTGAEDV
- a CDS encoding type I restriction-modification system subunit M, with protein sequence MTNWRLADEPGSLESLRREVEKERSNRKIRPDFVCAPLQPGWMRPLLFEMDTILWGRWEYWLQTQEAGHLLERLIPQIAFLDDSHNYARRMIERCLDAIGCGWSGWSSWSNFNTLLDWILFGLGHGNAHTPPPLDQRIQGQLYQTFELGALQLWPHDYWGALLAENRHGRHNGFYPTPLPVCELMAKMLFVESGDPATGRPTIWPDCRARLVYEPCVGTGRMLMVASNYSLRLSGCDIDPTVLKACLVNLWLYAPWGIAPFKFLEDDGPIDASAEAEQETTTVPEHACASDADEPTPILSGVSHEV
- the dnaN gene encoding DNA polymerase III subunit beta, which translates into the protein MFTITTTTAVFARQLATVARIVPSRTNDPILTNVLCRADRSPFPQVTLIGFDLELGIETRFEAGVSAAGTTTLPARLLADILTQLPNEPLTIEVSDTHGIDIRCPSGHYQLQGASAEEFPSLPRIDSTPLVLPLPVLQSGFGLTVFSASTEKTKQILNSVCLRGLPDGLEFVAIDGHRLAYRYIELQTPVTDITLVLPRRSVRELQKLLVKQNADSVRLLFDEKHMSFQFPKQILTTRLLSGRYPEYPRLLPQSFKITVEADRRTLCSALERIAVIASQKHHICKFELSSSGALTLSVNALDKGQARQTVFVDYAGPEFTIAFNCKYVLEGLKTFDSRKVVLNFNGPDNPAVFSPSGDELHHRYLVMSVSLRNA
- a CDS encoding pentapeptide repeat-containing protein, encoding MLHGADLRGADLRCAELNRADLRGADLAGANLEGASLTSALLPGRLAGVHAPDIVLRGHILPGCDLRRAYLSRSWLTNCNLSAADLTNAKLYRSCLSRINFRDARLCRADLRNATFVGVDLTGADLSAALLEGVRFDGCNLERVQLPKAHLDRQLLRAGRLRAANLCGARLAGSDFAHADLASAQLAQADLSDCDFTGANLRGACLRGACLLGSCFERADLTDADLSGAQLQETNFDEAILERACLANCFLSLVSAVRIYAPFCDLSGAELLNASLESSHLIGASFAGAHIYACDLRAAALDPGQLRAAARVHSCWLDAQHSVPPTLSSVAYLPPRSEA